CACCGGAGCACAAGGGCGACTGCCACAGGACACAGACCGCCTGCTTCTCGGCTTTCGGTGCCTGTGGAGCATCCTTAGCACGGGGCTGTAGTTAGCACCCAGCAGGTGGGATGCTCGTCTGGGCTGGCTGCCCTCGCACCTGCGGAAGAGAGAGCACCGGTCTCGGCTCCGCTCCAAAGGGAGTAGGAGACCGTATCACCTTGtctctcctccccttcctcttACGCAATTCAGCATGCAAGGGAgtgacttgatttttttttttttttccccccccgcACTCTCCCAGGGAGTCAGTTTTCACTTCCTGTGCTCGGGCAGCCTTTGTCTCCGCTGGACGCGGCTGGAGGCGCACCCGAGCGGTGAAggcgcggggggcggcggggacgccccgctcccagcagcagctccagcgaACAGCGCCCAGGTGGGGGCTGAGAGCGCAGGGCCGGGGATGAGCTGCAGGGTCAGGGGACACCCCGGCTACCTCGGGGCGAGCCGGAATTCAGAGCGCAGCCTCGGCCGTGCTCCGGCTCCCTCTCGCCCCGGGGTGGCGTGCAGTTGAACTCCGTTCCTTTTAGCTTCCTATGTCTTCTCCCTTCCTTTAGGAAAGGATTGAAATCTCAAGACAGTGAAAATCGGGGCGCTAAGATGGCCAGAAGGAGTCCGGGTCCGTGGTTTGTGCCCTGGGTCTGcttggtgctggtgctggactTGGGCGAAGGGCAGAAGGAAAAACCCTTCGGTGAAATGTGCCTGGAGGACTTTACGGCAGGGCTGCCGGATTGGGTGCTGGACACAGACGCCTCCGTCCAGAATGGAGCCACCTTCTTGTCGTCCCCCATGGTGAATCGGAGCAGGGACTGCATGAGAGCCTGCTGTAAGGACCCCACCTGTAACCTGGCTCTCGTGGAGCAGGGCCCGGGCTCTCAGGAAGACCAGATCCAGGGCTGCTTTCTCCTCAATTGCCTCTATGAGAAGGCTTTCGTCTGCAGATTTGCCAGGAAGATCGGCTTTCTCAACTTCTTGAAGAAAGACGTGTACGATTCCTACCTGGCAATGCAGAATCACAGACCTAGCGGTAAGGTGCCCATAATAGATCCCTGTGAACCGAGTCTGGAAGAGCATTAATGGTTACTCGATGCCAGCTTCTCTGGCCATCAAATGAGCAGCAGTACTGCCAAACACTCGGGGTAGAGTGATGCTAAAGAtggtgtttctgtgttttcttctgccaCAAAGGTTTTCCCAAAGCCTAATTTTTAAGATTTATGCCTCAGTTTACCTGTTAGTAAATGAATAGGGAATCTCTCTTTAACCTCTTGGAAGCACGTGGAGTGTGTGATCACCAAAGTCAGAGTTTTTGCTACTTGACAATGTAGACAACaaggtattatttttcttctctcttcccctgGGTTTTTGAGGCTGGAAAGTGAAATCCTCTAAAAATCTACACATCACCAGGTTTTAAAGGGATGCATTAATCTCTTAATTGCTCAGGGGCTGGAGGCAGGATGCAATCCACTTACCTTTATTTAACAGCAGCCTGGATGGTGAGGTGTGTCAGTATTGCTTTGCTTGTTGGGGCTGGTAACTGCTGCTGGGAGAcgagcagctggaggaggctgGTTATAAAATTTTCCCTGTGGAGGTGGGTTTCTCCTCCTCAGTTCCTGTTTCCCTGCTCTAAAAGATTGCATCTGAACACAGAGAGCCAGGTAGAAAATGAACTAAATTGAAGCTGGCCACCAGTCATCTCCAAAGAATTGTGGTGTGCTCTGAAACACTAAAAAACACAGCAGTTCCTCCTTTTGCCTCCTCCTTCTGTGTTTTGGTTGAAGCCTAATAAGGCTGGAATGTTTCTAGCCTGGCTGGGTCTTTGGCAACCATAACCAGTTTATCATTTGTTgatccctgggcagggctgtcAGGGAATATCTCAATGGGTCATCCTCCTCACACCTCCTCCCAGCCCACCTGTGGGAGGGAAAGGATCTGTGAAGATGGCAAGGGGAGCATCCAGGGTACCCTTGTACCTACCTGAATGAAGATGTGAACTGAATACATCTTTGATCTTCTGCTGGGATGTGGCAGTCTAAATGCTGGAGGTGGGAAATGTCTCCAAACTCCGCAATGACCACTTCTCTATCCTGAATAGCAGTGTGAGGGGTTTGGAGCAGGGCACGGCTTCTCTGAAACACCCCTTGGGTGTTGCTGGTTTGAACAGCAGTGTGGCAGAAGTGGTCCTTCTGGTCCTCTGTCCCTACTCATGGCTTCCTACTGGATTTTAGGGCCTTTTGGTAAAAGTGTCTCACTGTTTCAGTAGTTCTCCCACATCTCCGTTCCAGGCTCAAAATCCTTTTCACAGGAGCTGCAGTTAGGAACTGAAGGTCACATCCCCAAGACTGGAGGTGGCATGCTGGCAGGTGTCTTAACCCCTATATGCTTTGCTGTAGGAGGAAAAGGGAATGCATCATCTCCAGTACATCCTGATTTCACAAGATTAGATTAAAATACAATGTACTGTTGAGCAATTCAgcctctttacctctgtggagCAGTGCCTTATACAAGAAGACTGCAAGCCCTTCATCCCTTGGCTGGCCCCAGGGTCTGGCGTTCCATGTGTGCGGATCTTTAGAAAATGTCCCAGGGTCACCGACCTCTCTCTGTGACCAGCAGTGACATGTTTGCTAAAATATGgcactgagctgcagcaccCCAGATACCAATATGCAATTGCTGTCTTCCGATCCATCTCTAGTGCTCCTTTAACCGATCCTGGGATGGCTACGGTGGAGCAGGATGAGCCAGGAGGGCTTATCAGTGAGAAGTgaaaagcactgcagaaataCAGTTCGGGTTACTCTGCCTGGAGGCAGCTGTGCCTCTCCTCACTCAGTGGAGTTTGTGCCCAGGACTGCTGTGGGTGTAGGAAGGGCTCGGTCTCTTCTACAGCCGTGTTTGACCTTTGGAGGGTGCTGGGTGCCAGGCAGGTCTCCGGCTGCAGTGACAGAGGCTGGGCAGCTCACCGCTGTGTATTTAGGTCAGGCTGCGATGTTCGTGCTGTGCTTTCATAGGAAATGCATTGCTCTCCTCTCTGAAATTTTTAGGCGTTATCTTTGATACCAAAAGCTTTCGGAATCATCTTGAATGACACTGAAGGGCTAGCAGGGGAAAGAGACCAAGGGAATTATCTTACTGGAGAAATAGCTGAGTCCTCCTCCCCACAGCAGTTGATGAGACACTTAAGAATGCAGCTGTCCATTTTGATTCAGATACAAACCCAagaaatccaaaccaaaaccccagcCCCCTCCAGCCATGATGCTGGAACTGGGTCCATGCAGGACCTGTCTGGACAGGAAGGTGGATGCCTGGCTGTCagtgaggggggaaaaggggaagggcACAGTGGGGCAGATGAAGGAGCCTCTGGGCACTGTGTGTGTCTGCCTGGCAGCATAAGGAAGCTCTACAGCACTTCTGCTTCGGGATCTTTTAGGTCTGCCTGAAGAAGCCAGGTGAAACAAGTGTTTAGAAAGCTGTTTTTGGCATGTCAGGTCTTCCTCCCAAAATCTTGGCCCGGTTTTGGACTGGAGACAAAGCTGTAGTTTACCTGCTGTTGTGCTGTATCAGTGCTAAAATGTGAAGTTTTGTGACCACTCTGGATTCCAGGTTACTGTCAGCCCCCTGATTGTGGCCCTAAGGGTCTGCAGGAAGCTTATCTGCTGCTTTATCATGCATTCCTTTCCTGTATGTGCTGCAGTCCTAGGAGCCTTTGCCTGTATCACTCTTCTGACACCCTCTGCAATGATAAGAAttaaatgcatgttttttctAGTGAATAATGAAATATCCAGTTAGTGATCCCAGTGGGTGACATTAAGCAAAAAAGTCACATGTTATAAGACCCACACTACGACTGCTAAGGAGCAAAACCTATTGAATTAAGAGGTTTATATATGTTTAGGAGGAGATTAGGTAACACTTGAAAGAGAGCACACAGCTGGGGGCTGCTGAATGAAGAAATTTAATCTTGGAGTGTTTCTGGAGCCTGATGGAAGTAGCTGAAAGCAGGGAGAGCATATTCTTGCTGTGCTCTTGCTCTTGTTCAAGGACCCATAGCAAGACTGTTAGCAAGTGAACACAGGGATGGGGTACCTGCTTAACCCACCGTGGCCATTCTTACAGTGAATGACTTCAGAAAAACCTGTGAGTACAGGCAGCAATGAATACAGCTGGAATCCAGGTTCTGCACACcttctgaatatattttcattgttttgcaGAACAAGAGCTTCTGAGTTCTTTGTAAGCTGGTGACAACAGCTTGGCACTCTCTCTTGCCTGTTTCAGCTAATGTACAGCCTGATATCTCTGATGTTATTGTTAAAAGGCATGATCTTCTTAAATGATTCCTGAGCCTGAACTTTGGTGCGAGTTTTCTGCCTGGCTCATCCGGGAGGGGCAGGCTCACCATGCACTTTATTGGTTATGATGGAGCCCCGTGTTTAAGTAACTAGCCCAGCTTATTCTGGTCTAGGCAAACCAGTTTTGGGTGTGAAACTGGAAAATAACCTCCCTGAACCTGAACCTTTGTCCATTTCTTGAACTGAACCTTTTGTGGTTGTTGTGAAATGCTCAGTTAcactctcctcctcctcttgaATCCAGGGCTTGTGAGTGGGAGATGGGAAGTCCATGGGAACCACAGGGTTCTGATCAGATATGTCTGCTCCTGCCTCACCATGGAGAGAGATTTGCTGGCTAAAACTTTGGTAATGCATTCCTAAAAGAGAGCTCCCCAAGAGTGAAGCTCATCCCTCCTCAGATGTTTGGTCCCATGCCGGTTTCCATTCTGTGGGCAACTAAAATGAGCAGCACTGGTATcacagctgggactgggacaggtCCCCCTTTGGCTGGTGCTGTTGAGCCCTGAGCCAGCTGCTCATCCTTAAGCTCAGGCCAGGAGATGGGAAGTTGCACAGTCAGTACTCACAGCACAGATTCAGAGGCTAATGTCTACTGTAAGGGTCCTGGAGGACCAGCTGgtccagctccctgctcagagTGGGAAATGAGGGGCTTCCACTCCACTTGCTGTGAAATTAGTGTTTGTCATGCAGCATTTACTGAAGTGGCTACATCATGTCCTATCTCCAGAGCTCCAGTTTCCTTCAAGAGACTGGAGGTACAAACCAACCTTTACTAAAATGGCAGAAATACCTGTGGGAGAGTCTTTCCCTCTGCTTGCCAAAGCAAATAGGACTGGTTTCCTACTCTGATGAAGGATGGAGGGAAACTAGTGATAGCAGTGTCTTCCATTATTCTGAAAATATAGTCCATTCAGTCATACTGTATTGTTTTTGAGTGGTTAGCTTGACCTGGTGTGTGCACCACTTACAAACCACTACAAAAACCTCTAGAAACTAATGCTGAGAGCTGCTTGGTTGTGCATGAATTGTTAGAAAACTGTATGGCTTTATCATGACTCTATTtgctgcccagccaggatgAAGTCCTGAAGTAAGAGcctgtatttctctttctccaggcactGTATTGTGTTGCCTTgttcccttctctctctttccaccTCAGGCAAATTAATACTATGGCAGCAGTGTCATCTTTCATTACATCTTCCCATGGAAATGGAGAGTTTTCTAGCGTGGATGGGTGAGGAAGCTGTCCCCTTTTGAATGACTTCCCTGGAAGCAATGCAGGAGCAGGACTTTAGCATTTGTGGGAAGAGCCACACTGGTGCCcacctgcttttgcagcagacaGGTTCCGCTAGCTTCTGATGCTTGAAATCTCCAAGGTCCTGTGTCTCATGCATGCTGGAATTTGGGTGGCCTCATTTTTGCTCCTGGCCTGATCAGTGGCTTTGAGCAGTGGCTTTTGTCCCCAGTGAGGTCTTTCCCTTCCTGGTgcctcagtgtccccagtgcaAGCCACACTTGTCTCATTTGCAAGTTGCTCCTGCAAAGGCAGTCAGCAGTGGGCTGTAAGGGCCCCTCAATCACCATGAGAAAACTTTCCAGGTTCTTCTAGTGACAACATCAAATCATTATGAGGTATTTTTAAGCATTGCTTTGTAGTCTCAGCTACTCAGGGTGTATCTGCATGAGCTCTGGAATGGAGGAAATCTGGTTTTCTGTAGATCTCAAGGGCAAAAGCTAATATCTGagttccagaaggaaaaaaacctccaaactaTGAGCTTTGTAAGTACATCCTGCCATGGGATTTCAATAGTGCCTGCAGGTTTGCATAGCAAGGTCCCTAGTGAGGTCTCTCCCCCATTTAGATGCTTACTTTTAAAACCTTTATAGAAAGTTATTATCTTTTAAATTCCTGTTTCACCATCAATTTTGGTTCAAATTAACTCAGTAGAGGTGAAGCCAGACAAGCCACTGACTCCATgaatttttaaacaagaaaaaattttttaaaagcaaaaatcaggATCTCAGGTGTGAATACAGTGTGAGAAATGAAagttttttaaagcaatttggATTTCCTCTATCAAGCTTTCCTCTGGAATCATAAAGAAGAGAATCATAACTACTGATGTGTTATATAAATGGGAGTGCAAATTGTCGCTTGTGCTGTGACTGCAGGAGTATGTTTCACAGTAAAGAGCATGCCACAGACAGCATCATAAAGCTTTAACCTCCCTGTTAGTTACAGAGTTTTACAGCAGAAACTTTCCATGGTTAAAAGAGCATTACAGCAAAGGTAACTCATTTTTTTCTACAGActttcaaagcaaaacagagTGGAGTCTCGCTGTACAAGCAGTTTGTGGATATTCTGGCTTGGTCAGCACTTGGTTCTGCAGCTCAGGTGGAAAACAGCCATGTTGCCAGGAAAGGCTTCATTTAGTCGGTGTGGCAGAAATACTCTGAAGTCACTGAACTTTCAGGCATCCTAAGGAGAAAAGGGATAGACGTGAAAAACAAGTCCTTAATTTCTAGTGAGAATTACTCCTTGGCAGTCAccacaaataaagaaatactCTTGGTTCTTTTTCTGGATGTGAGGAGAGTCAGTAAATTTGGCTAATGAGAGATAGGAACTGGAGAAGTTGCCGACCCATTGATTAGAACTGAGCTTTTACTTGATCATGTAACACACAACCCAAAGTAACTGGATGTTTGGCCGgcaattttttgtttaaagtgTGCATGCTTAAAAATGTCAAGGAAAAACATGATTTGGAGTTAAGGATCAGTCTCTGTGTTATAGAAAAACTGGTCTTTTCCTTGTGCAATTGCACCCACCTACTGGGCTCACCTTGGCAGGATGGTGGCAGGGAGTAGGCTGCCTTTCTCCCTGCCAGGCTTCTGGTGTTTACCTAGAAGGAATGGCAGGAATGTGTCCCCTTTGCAGAGCTTGCAGTGGTGTGTACAAGATGACAAAAGAACTAAGTGGTCTGTTTTAATGTCAGGCTTGTTTGTAGATATGCCTTGTATTAAATGTCCCTTCAGTAGACTGCAGCAAGAGTCAGCAGCTGAGATCTGAATCCAGATACACAGGATTCAAACAGGAAATTAGGAGAAAGTCTGCAATAGTGAAAATAATCAGCTAATGGAGTAATTTTCTAAAGGGTTTGGACACTAATCCACTCCTTCAGTCACAGTGACTAGCATGAATTGGCAGAGTGATTTCTATCTAGCTTATGATGGTTGTTGCTTTTACAAAAGGCTCAGGTTGAGCTGGAACACTGAGTCCTGTACTTGGTACAGGTGCTGTCATGTGGAGTTTTACGGGCTGAGCTATGCACAAACCCTGCGATCAGAGATGTTCAGGCCAAAAGGAGTTATGAGTCAGGCTCAGTGGTGTCATTGGACAGGCTGTTCTTGCTGGCACAGGCGGGGATCAGTTTTCATCTCTTGCACTTACAGTCTGGAAAAACACTTAATAGATTGTGGAAGTTGCTGGTAAGCTAATCCACGGAATGGTACAAAAACAACAATCTCATGAATGgtgtttttgtgctgttttgaaGGCATGTGTGTCAGAGAGAGGGGTGGAAGATGACCTGGAAGAGAAATACTTCCCGTCCAAGTCTCACATTGTGTAGTTCTGGCTAAATACACTAACATCTTAGTGTTAGAGGTAGTGGTAGGAATTATGAGTCAGTTCCACATTCTTCAACTCCCACATCAGGCCATCTCCCTGAGCGAAGGGCAAACATTTCTCCATGCTGTTCTGGGAGGATGTGGTCCCACTCTCAGAAGTATAATGGCTGTAGCCACAGGGCCACCCTCTTGTGGTGTTTCCTGTGGatggaagtgcccagggagccAACTGGCTCAAAGAGACTGCCATAGCGGGTTTTGGACTTACTAAATTAGTGAGGACAGTAATAACAGTACAGACTGCCTGTTGCTTGCTCAGGCTGCAAGGAGCACAGCTGTATAaaagtgttttcctttcagcagtTGGAGTCTGGATTGATTTAACTTGGAAGAATCCCCTTCCTTTGTCTTCCTGTAATGAAGACAAGGACTGGACCCTTCAGCCTCTTACCCAAGCCTTGTTCTACATTTCTTCTGCAGATGACCACCCTCCAATAGCCCGTGCTGTCAAGGATATGAGGGTACAGCCGGGGGAGCCAGTGATGCtgagaggcacagagagcacaGATGACCATGGGATAGTCAGCTATGAATGGAAACAGATCCTTGGCGACCCCTCTGTGGAGATGAAGGTAGGGAGCTGCAGGGAATAAGCAGCTTGCTCAGTGGCACCTGTGGTCTGCACTAGATTGGTCAATCAGAGCCCTGATTTAAAGGTCACCTTGTCCTTCCCTCTTCAAGCCAGTCTACCCAGGAGCCTATTCCCAAAAACTATGGAGCACTCCTTGTGGTTGCCCTCCTTCTCTCACACATGACttagaaatgtcatttttggcTTCACTAGGTCTCAGGCTCCCTGCACAGGATGCTGTCACAAGCCTTCCTGAGCAACACCTGACCTGCTTGGGTGGGAGCAGCTTCCATGCAAGAGCTACCTCCCAAGATCCTATAATTCAGTGAAGGGCCTTCTCTTAGTTTTACTCTGTCCACTTGAGTGCATTTCCTCTTCTGTCTCTGAAAAATCCAGTCGCAGgctcttcttctcttctccaggggCCTTTCCTGGACTTTGCCTTTCTAAAGTGTTAAGTTCTTCCTCCTATTTTAtctgagctggagcagaacTCATGACTCCTGTCTAGGTCCAAGATCTCTTGGGTGTGAACGCTGCATATTTGCTGAATTGCTGCTTTGGAAGGGCAAATTATTTCTCTTAAAACtgcaaaatgctttgaaaagcCATGGAGTTGATATGGAGTTCTTGTGGCACCTTTTGGAAGAATTAGCAAATTAGTATCTCACAAATGATTTTGAACACCAGTAGTGACAAATTCCAGAGTGCCAAGGGGTCTGTGTAATTCAGCAAGTGCTCCTTTCCTCTTGTCTTTGCCTTAGCCCTACCAAAGCCATTTCTGTGAAAGGGAGGAGGTCCCCTAATATTATGCTGTATTAActacataaaaataatacatgGTGAGGCTGTATTCTTTTGAAACCTAACCAAAACCAGAGATAGTATGGAAATGAAGGTCCAATTCTGTTGTAAATATAGAAGAAAAGTTTgtgtaaataatattttagctTTCTCTTCTGACCAAATAATTACATACAGCTGCCTTATTCCCTGTGGACTAAGTGAATGATTTATAAAAGGctttaagttttaaaaagtaaaatacaaacTAGAGGTATTTCTGTCCTCTCCAAGgagttttattttcccttgtgctttcacaatgccCCAAAATATGAAATATCTAATTACGTGTTCTGTGTTATATTATTATAATACCTCTATTATGTGTAATGTCTAATTATGTGTTACTTTTCTCTCCATTCCAGGTGGGTACCAGTCCATGGGTTTGGGGGGATTGTCTGGTACTGTGACATTTTTCATGCCAGACATCAAAGTTTCCATCCAAGTTCCTTTCTCCCTAATGCAGAAACATGGACCTTGCATAGCTTCAGTCAATCTTTCCTTAGAAGTACTTTTCTCCTACATAagcctttctttttcattctcagAAGCACGAAGGAGATCAGGTAGAAATCTCCAACCTCCACGTGGGGACTTACGTCTTCCAGCTCACTGTCACAGACACTGCACAGCAGCAAGACTTCGCCAACATCACCATCATGGTATTGAGCTCTGAGCAGACAGAAGGTGAGCTTGTGCCCACACATATCAACCTGGAGTTCTTGAGCCTGGGTGCTGCGCTGGCATTATTGGTGCTCTTCTCAGAGGGGTAGATGGGAGAAGAGCACAACCAAGAACCTGGACTTGCATGTCAGCTTTTCCCAGTAACAGCCTGCTCCAGTAGTGTAAGGTCTCTGCATTCATAGTgatttattttggggttttcacATACCCTTGCAGGAGGAGATGGTGCCTGCAGTAACTCCATCTGCTCTGTGTGTCATTGTTCTCTGCTGGGTGACACCAGAGTGGATGAAGTTTGGGGTGCAACTGAGGTTGCTAAAAAGGAGAACATGAAGGGTCTTGTTGACTCTGTGGTTTTGCTGTGAAGGCTCTTGGGTTGCAGGGTACGTGGAGCTGTCTGTAAGATACTCAGTGTATccctggatattttttttcctttaaaagcttTGTTTAATGATGAAAATATTCAGCATTACATGTGTATTAGGAGTAAGGAGATCTTGGATAAATGGTTGGCTAGTAGCTAAGCAGGGGATGTCTTCTCCTAGCTCAGGTACCATAAAAATATAAGAGCAGCTATGTCAAATGGTGCTAAAGGTCTGACCAAACTCCAGCACACTGCAGCCAACAGTGTGGACAAGTTGGTACTTTGGAAAGAGTGCAAGAACATGAGATGCCATCAGTAAATCTCTACTATGCTTGACTAGTCCCCAAGGATTTTGCATCTGGGcaatttttttaagcagaagaTGGTTGTCTTTCTGTCTCATAACCATGTATGAATCCCTTTTTGACCTCATGTAATCTTTGAAAAGCAGCAACCTCCTGAAGCAAGGAGGAGATGCAGCTCCTTTTGTTTTATGGATGTGGCACCTTCTAATTTGGTTTTGTGACCCTccttttcatataaaaaaaattcattccatgattccctaCTCTCCTTCTCCATGTTGGTCAAGATTTTATAAACCTTTCAGACATGTCCTTTGTAAGATTTTGTTTCCCTTCACATATACAAAACACATAGTCTTCCAATGGACTTATCTAACCCAGCCCCTTTTCTGTTAACTTTCTTGGCAGAGCATTGTTTGACTCCAAAGAAGGTGGGCTGGTGTCGGGGATCTTTTCCACGCTGGTTCTACAACCCAAGCCTTCAGCAGTGTGAGGAGTTCATTTTTGGTGGCTGCAAGCCCAACAAGAATAACTACTTACGGGAGGAGGAGTGTAAACTTGCTTGCAAGAATGTCAGAGGTGAGTCCTTCAAAAATCCAGCCCTCTTTTTCTCATAGGATTGGGATGACCCCATGGACAAGTCCTGCAGCCTCTTGTCACCTAATTGGAGCCCAGTAAGCTGAGGAGGCTGGGCTAATTATGGATGGGCAGTCATTGTCTTAAACTGCCAGTGTATCTGACCCAGCTCCTAAAGCACTGGACACTGGCTCTGGTattcctctggctgcaggagccctCACCAAATCTTTGTGTCACATCTGAAACCAAAATTCAGAGAGCAGCATTGTGCAGTTGGGGGCCAGAAGTGCTTCACTCCCAAAATGAGATTAATCTCCCTCCATGGCACCCTCAAGCCACTGAGAACAATTTAGTGCTGCTCAGATAAATGGGCTGAGccactgctgagctgtgccttGCAGCACACAGCTTAAGGAGGAGGTTAAAAGCCGTGGAAAAGAAAGGCAATTTGGAAATGGTCTAGCTTGTGGTGAGAAGTTCCCCTGTGCTCCTCCAGGCCTGCCCCATGTGGGTACAACTCATCTGGATCTCTGAGTGGTGGGCATCTGTATTTCACCTCTGTAATCCAGGGCCTCCTTCCAGAAGAAACACTCTTCTCATGTGATACATGAAAGCAATATAAAGCTGCTCTGAAGCTGAAAAAATGCTGTggtaataaatttattttatttttcccttgtcTCTTCAGGTTCTATTGGTGGACGACAACAGCCAGGTGAGCCTCCCATAGGACAATGTAATCCTACTGCAAGGTTGGGCTGAGTGTCTCATGTCCATTCCTGTGGCTTTTGATTAGGACTCAGTGTGGAAAGTGAGGCACTGGAGACTAATTTCTTTACTAAGCCTTTCACTTTCATGTCATAGCATAATTTAGGTTGGGGATTACCTCTAGAGGTCATCTGATCCAACCCACTACTGAAAGCAGGTCCAGCTTTGAGTCACACCAGGTTGCTCAGCACTATATCTAGTTCAGATTTGGGTATCTCTGAAAAAGAAGATTTTACACTTTGTCTGGTCAAGCTATGCCAGTGTTTGATGACCCtcataataattttttctccttataTTGAATTGCTTTCCCTGGTTGCAACTCCTGTCTGTTGCTGCTCATCCTATTACTGTGCTCCAAAATTAATATCTCTTCTATAATCTCTGTCTTCTCCCCATGCTAGCTCTTGTGCTCCAGGCTCTTGCTGAGATTTATTCTAGTATGCCAATGTTTTTTGTCACGGGGGAACTCAGAATGGGACACGGTACTCAGCACTTGGGATCACCACTAGAGCAAAGAGGTTTGAAGCTCTCACAGTCCACAGTGCAGGTTTCAATTTGGCTTTCCAAATTAAACCCTCATGCTTGGG
This genomic stretch from Cinclus cinclus chromosome 6, bCinCin1.1, whole genome shotgun sequence harbors:
- the SPINT1 gene encoding kunitz-type protease inhibitor 1, which codes for MARRSPGPWFVPWVCLVLVLDLGEGQKEKPFGEMCLEDFTAGLPDWVLDTDASVQNGATFLSSPMVNRSRDCMRACCKDPTCNLALVEQGPGSQEDQIQGCFLLNCLYEKAFVCRFARKIGFLNFLKKDVYDSYLAMQNHRPSDDHPPIARAVKDMRVQPGEPVMLRGTESTDDHGIVSYEWKQILGDPSVEMKKHEGDQVEISNLHVGTYVFQLTVTDTAQQQDFANITIMVLSSEQTEEHCLTPKKVGWCRGSFPRWFYNPSLQQCEEFIFGGCKPNKNNYLREEECKLACKNVRGSIGGRQQPVCNGNCQAPFFRCKDGCCIDAYLECDETLDCADESDEMYCEQYAREFNRLQKINVTHKQGHCVDLPDTGQCTESIPRWYYNPFLEKCDPFTYGGCGGNSNNFEQEEECMKSCSGITKADVIGRRWESFESQTAMLSAFEVVIAVLLGICIMVVLVFIGYFFLKKRKKSSRRHQPPTAANSTLSTTEDTEHLFYSSTTKPV